DNA from Oncorhynchus masou masou isolate Uvic2021 unplaced genomic scaffold, UVic_Omas_1.1 unplaced_scaffold_712, whole genome shotgun sequence:
GTCCAACCATCTTcatggagatctactgtcctgtaggttcagaccaaccttcttcctggagatctactatATAGAATTGCAATACATGtggtatcggcacctaagtatggtGATAACATGGTGAGGTCTAGAGAGTAGTACCAGTACGTTGAGTTCATGCACCCCAGTACCTTACCTCAGCAGGATGTTGACTTTGGGGAAGCCCTCCCACTTCTCCCTGCATTCGGGGCACTCAGTCTTCCTACTCGACTCCCACCAGAGAGCCAGGCAGTGGCGGCAGAAGCTGTGGCCACAGTTCAACGTTGTCGGGTTGACCAGGACGTCGTAGCAACAGTGGCACCCAAACTGGTCTTCGCTGATGGAGGTTTTGGCAGAGGGCCGGGGGtacggagagggaggggggttacAGGTCACAGGAGGGgttaggggggaggagagatcGGAGAGAGGGTTGGGGGCGGGGGTAGCAGCGGCACCCCCCTCCATCTGCTGGATGATCTggggtctggagaagagagaacCAAAGAATAagtgagagggggacagaggagagcgcaagagagaagcgcgagagaaagagaaagagcaagaaacagaatttggttgtaaaaaaaaaaaaactttcactAGTTGCACTTCCTTCCAACACTATATCGTATATCTACATAATAtgatatttgaaatgtctttattattttggaacttctgagagtgtaatgttcactgttaTTGTTAATTATCTACTCCATTTGCTTTGGCactgttaacatatgtttcccgtgccaataaagccccttgaattgaattgagagagagagagacaaacagaaagagagagagagacaaaactaTGAACTGCGTGAGACCCCATATGGCAACTTATTACCcgcaaatcaaagtttattggtcctTTACACAGATGTTcaatgttatcgcaggtgcagcaaaatgcgcACCTTTCTAgcgccaacagtgcagtaatattggGCAATACACACAATCCAAAAGGAGGGGGAAAAATACAAGAAATATCACAacgactacttttgaccagagcccagggtCCATAGCATAGACACTCCTCCATAGCCCTCTGGGTCATGGTCGACATATGTACACTCACTATTactagggaataggttgccatttgggacgagaAAAATGTTCAAATATTACAGAATAACTGGCTTTGAGTTCTGACAATGTATTTTATAGCTAATAACAGGAGCCCACTTTTATAGGTTCCTTAAATTGAGTAGGATATGGTTTTGACAGACATGCAGTTTGGCTAACTAAATGAGTTAGTAAACAAGAAGTAACTCAAATTAACACTGCAACAAAAATGCGTCCTTGTCAACTCCTCAGATCAACTTATACCGACCGGGAAACCTGTTCCTGGGAATGAGGGGTTCATACAGGTTCTCATATGGCTAGCTATTCAATAAAAACAATCATTATTTTAGCTAGCTGATTCTTGACCAAATCACAGCTGCTAACTAGTTAGCTAGTCAGTGGCAAACTCCCACATAATTGTGCTAACCGTTAGCTACCGTTTGGTATTAAAAACAACATTTGTCATCTTTAGTTTCCTACCTCGGGAATAACGGCCGTTGCAACCAAGCTGGAAAATCACATCACTGCCGAATAGATGCTTTTCCAAAGTTAGTTTTGattatgctagctagctaataggaCACGTCGACATTTTTCCGAGCAGTCAGACGGGTAGCTAAACAGCTAGCTTCTCATTTCACTTCTTTCTTGCCAGAGGTATATTCATTACGCGGAAGCAAACAGAGCCGACGGGGAGGGACCTAGATTTATTTAATTTCGTTGCAAAATGTTTTCCGTTTGGAGTGAAAGGTTTccgttgctaaacgttttgcaacagacgAGAGCTTTTGAAGCGAAATCcgcgtaatgaatacacccacagACTCGCTGTAGGAAAATgatgcgttcaaaacaactggaaactcggcaAAATACGAATTTATTTATCGTTgtcaggtcggaaagtcggagctctagaaagaggcccgagttctcgagttggatgactgttcaaataCATTTCCCCCCTCGGGCCTCATTTATTTTCCGAGTTCCCCCGTTGTTTTGAACATACTGATGTCGGAGCTTTCCGACTACCTAGTTGTGAGTTTCCAGTTGTTGTGAACGCGGCAAAACTCACACTCTGGTCACGCCAGCCGCGCGGTGACGTACTCATGAGCTAAAAAAAATGTGCTAATGCTCTTCCGGTTCAAAGTTCGATTGTTTTGTCCTTTCGTAGAATCTGTTTCCTGTTTATTATTTTTCATGGAAATTCGTCTATCACACCACGTATGTAGTAATTATCATAGTACATGTCTACGAATGGTTAATGTCAGAAAAGCTGAGCATACTGGCTACCCAGAGCAAACTGGCTACATCGGGCTCTAAAAAAGAGCGATCAGTGAGTGAACTAACTCTCTAATATTGTGCTACattgaacctaaacccatagtCATCATGGATACTCTCTACACTTATAGATTACTACCACCCACATATACCAACACGAAGGACCCTGAATACAGTTATAGACTAGTGAAGCTCGAACTTGTAGACTGCTGGCAAACTCCAGACCTGAACATCATCATCAaacaagaagaggaggaggaagaggatagctTTCTACAAGttaaagaagaagaggaggaagaggatatttctctgcaagttgaagaagaagaggaggaagaggatattTCTCTACAAGTtgaagaagaagaggatgaggaagataATATCTCTCTACATGttaaagaagaagaggaggaagaggatatcTCTCTACAAGttaaagaagaagaggaagatcacACTTTCATGGTCaaagtagaggaagaagagaaggacaAAGCTCTTGTAgttaaagaagaagaagaggagggtggttttacggtcaaaaaagaagaagaagaagctatAGAGGTTTTTATTTTTTCTGGTATGTACAGATAATGGCtacgtcccaaaatggcaccctattccctgtagagCTCTacaggccttggtcaaaagtagtgccctataaagggaataaggtgccaatTGGGACGCAGGCCAATATTAAGTGTTTGCTAGTACGAACCGTAACATGGCACTGTTTCTTCAGATTTAACCCAGCACTCTTTATTTCCTTatcagaacaacaacaacaacaacagacgcGACCAAAGAAACAGCCAAAACAGACCCAGGAACCCCAACACTCCCCTCTGTACTGCCCCGACTGTGGGATGAGTTTTGTCAGCCCTGGAATACTGAACGCGCACCGCAGAATCCACCAGCCCAGAATaatccacaccaccaccaccaccaccggtGAGCCGTCTCACTACTGCCACGACTGCGGCAAGACCTTCGACACCGCCCGCTACCTCAACAAGCACCGCTTGGTTCACACAGCAGAGAGGACGCACCACTGTTCCCAGTGCGACCGGAGCTTCCTGAGACTCCAGCACCTCAAAGAGCACCAGAGAACC
Protein-coding regions in this window:
- the LOC135537115 gene encoding zinc finger protein 189-like; protein product: MDTLYTYRLLPPTYTNTKDPEYSYRLVKLELVDCWQTPDLNIIIKQEEEEEEDSFLQVKEEEEEEDISLQVEEEEEEEDISLQVEEEEDEEDNISLHVKEEEEEEDISLQVKEEEEDHTFMVKVEEEEKDKALVVKEEEEEGGFTVKKEEEEAIEVFIFSEQQQQQQTRPKKQPKQTQEPQHSPLYCPDCGMSFVSPGILNAHRRIHQPRIIHTTTTTTGEPSHYCHDCGKTFDTARYLNKHRLVHTAERTHHCSQCDRSFLRLQHLKEHQRTHSGEKPHYCSACGKGFTKVRLLRTHQRLHAVEGADVVGDGAETGMKEASGVVMSAMGRKRALRVLAGVDYYYCSECGKSFSSAAYLKVHQKAHTGGKPYQCAHCKKSFSTSWGLKVHRQNRSGEKPYQCADCGKRFSDLRSHKAHQSTHTGEKPYTCPVCGKGFAWLKSLQKHQATHSSSGGGVIEVHIE